The Sulfurimonas hydrogeniphila genome includes a window with the following:
- a CDS encoding ArsR/SmtB family transcription factor, producing MEIFLKTVSALNDETRVLLLRFLDEHGECCVCDLQESLDMIQSRLSRHLKILKEAGFLRVERKGTWGFYAIRSPLDRFRTEALREIRHLEIALPPLKKSSQNGACKI from the coding sequence ATGGAAATATTTTTAAAAACTGTTTCGGCATTAAATGATGAAACAAGAGTCCTTTTACTGCGATTTTTGGATGAACACGGGGAGTGTTGTGTCTGTGATTTGCAGGAATCGCTTGATATGATTCAGTCACGCCTCTCACGGCACCTGAAAATACTCAAAGAAGCCGGATTTTTAAGAGTTGAGAGAAAAGGCACCTGGGGCTTTTATGCTATTCGCTCACCGCTTGACAGATTTCGCACAGAGGCTTTAAGAGAAATTCGGCATTTGGAAATAGCCTTGCCGCCTTTGAAAAAATCATCCCAAAACGGAGCATGTAAAATATGA
- a CDS encoding prepilin-type N-terminal cleavage/methylation domain-containing protein: protein MKRSGFTLIELIFVIVIIGVLAAVAVPKFKNLKQSAEANNIIKVTTDMASAGASTAVNQRDLEDNATYALQDLVNLNGKNWVWTDANTSQYQDPNNANAVVAQIQMTDNSTIVYGVDCNQLGDPQTKAKCAKLNDNNSTTAHTITF from the coding sequence ATGAAAAGAAGCGGTTTTACTCTTATAGAGTTAATTTTCGTAATTGTGATCATTGGTGTTTTGGCAGCAGTAGCTGTTCCGAAATTTAAAAACTTGAAACAGAGTGCAGAGGCGAATAATATCATTAAAGTTACGACTGATATGGCAAGTGCGGGTGCATCTACAGCAGTAAATCAAAGAGACTTAGAAGATAATGCGACATATGCACTGCAGGATTTAGTAAATCTTAATGGTAAAAACTGGGTTTGGACGGATGCAAATACATCTCAATACCAAGATCCAAACAATGCTAATGCGGTTGTTGCACAGATTCAAATGACGGATAACTCTACCATTGTTTATGGTGTTGATTGTAATCAGCTTGGTGATCCTCAAACAAAAGCAAAATGTGCCAAGTTGAATGACAATAACAGCACGACAGCACACACTATAACATTTTAA
- a CDS encoding type II secretion system protein — MKKAFTLIELIFVIVIIGVLAAVAIPKFSHLSSNAKISSEMATAATVQSALDDIHADWITAEGTFSWGNGNSIDCNNGSDALFDCDNGYPKKLGECAATNSQAFKYLLKNPASVDAKWSCTANNDYHGPASSTSSGIGENSSDKPDSTDHWEYNDVNGTFILIEG; from the coding sequence TTGAAAAAAGCATTTACACTCATAGAACTAATTTTTGTTATTGTAATCATCGGTGTTTTAGCCGCAGTTGCTATACCAAAATTTAGTCACCTCTCTTCAAATGCCAAAATCTCTTCTGAAATGGCAACGGCTGCGACGGTGCAGTCTGCACTCGATGATATTCATGCCGACTGGATAACCGCTGAGGGTACATTCAGCTGGGGAAACGGCAACAGTATTGACTGCAACAACGGGAGTGATGCTCTTTTTGACTGTGACAACGGTTACCCTAAAAAACTGGGTGAGTGTGCAGCAACAAATTCCCAGGCTTTTAAGTATCTGCTGAAAAATCCGGCAAGTGTGGATGCAAAATGGAGCTGCACGGCAAACAACGACTACCACGGACCGGCATCAAGCACAAGCAGCGGTATTGGCGAAAACAGCAGTGACAAACCTGACAGTACAGACCATTGGGAATACAATGATGTCAACGGAACTTTTATACTTATAGAGGGATAG
- a CDS encoding arsenate reductase ArsC, with product MSQKKEVLILCTGNSCRSIMAEALVNAKLGECVHAQSSGVKASGKVNPHAQALLKQKGYWKDEYHSKVIETVLDTPFDLVITVCDAAKESCPVFAKAVKTLHVSFEDPSGKAEAEYEKTLNLIEKKLLPIIKEELCDEQKSK from the coding sequence ATGAGTCAAAAAAAAGAAGTTTTAATTCTCTGCACCGGCAACAGCTGCCGCTCCATCATGGCCGAAGCCCTTGTCAATGCGAAACTTGGTGAGTGTGTGCATGCCCAAAGTTCGGGTGTCAAAGCAAGCGGCAAGGTAAACCCTCACGCACAGGCACTGCTCAAACAAAAAGGGTATTGGAAAGATGAGTATCATTCAAAGGTGATTGAAACGGTGCTGGATACTCCTTTTGATCTGGTCATTACGGTCTGTGACGCTGCAAAAGAGAGCTGTCCCGTCTTTGCCAAAGCGGTAAAGACCTTACATGTAAGCTTTGAAGATCCAAGCGGCAAAGCAGAAGCGGAGTATGAAAAAACTCTCAATTTAATAGAAAAAAAGTTATTGCCAATCATAAAAGAGGAGTTATGCGATGAACAGAAAAGTAAATAA
- a CDS encoding arsenic transporter, producing the protein MVLAFGLFLVTLVFIIWQPRGLQIGTTAVIGAVVALVLGIVSFDDVLTVIDIVWDATLSFIGIIILSMVLDEIGFFEWAAIKMARLSGGNGNKMFVYILLLGAVVAAFFANDGAALILTPILLAKMKYLKMKPLPIFAFLMAGGFIGDAASNPLVISNLTNIVTVGYFDIGFVEYAKNMFLPNLLSIFASIAVLWIYFRKDIPLHVNVEALPEASTVIKSSVMFKISWAFLVLLMLGYFIGDRFHLPVSLFALGGALVFLAIANHYKAVKPIMTIKAAPWQIVWFSIGLYVVVYGLKNAGLTDIIASWIAMLNTQGTTAAVIGTGFLSAVISSVMNNMPTIMIMDIAIDKVGYIGNEALVYANILGANLGPKMTPIGSLATLLWLHVLAQKGVKIGWGEYMKVGIVVTPPVLFIALLGLI; encoded by the coding sequence ATGGTACTTGCATTTGGTTTGTTTTTAGTGACATTGGTTTTTATCATCTGGCAGCCCAGAGGTTTGCAGATTGGGACAACGGCGGTTATTGGCGCTGTCGTCGCTCTAGTGCTGGGTATAGTGAGTTTTGATGATGTGCTCACAGTGATAGATATAGTCTGGGATGCGACACTCTCTTTTATAGGCATTATCATCCTTTCCATGGTACTGGATGAAATAGGCTTTTTTGAGTGGGCAGCCATTAAAATGGCGCGTCTCAGCGGTGGAAACGGAAACAAAATGTTTGTCTATATTTTACTCTTAGGGGCAGTTGTGGCAGCCTTCTTTGCCAATGACGGGGCAGCTTTGATTTTGACACCGATTTTACTGGCAAAGATGAAATACCTGAAAATGAAACCCTTGCCTATTTTTGCTTTTTTAATGGCAGGCGGTTTCATAGGCGATGCCGCATCAAACCCGCTCGTGATTTCAAACCTGACAAATATCGTAACGGTGGGCTACTTTGACATAGGTTTTGTGGAGTATGCCAAAAATATGTTCCTGCCAAATCTTTTGAGTATTTTTGCTTCCATTGCCGTTTTATGGATTTACTTTCGAAAGGATATTCCTTTACATGTAAACGTAGAAGCCTTGCCTGAAGCCTCTACAGTCATAAAAAGCTCTGTAATGTTTAAAATTTCATGGGCTTTTTTGGTACTTTTGATGTTGGGCTATTTTATAGGCGATAGATTTCACCTGCCCGTGTCTCTCTTTGCACTCGGCGGGGCTTTGGTGTTTTTGGCAATTGCCAACCATTACAAGGCTGTCAAACCGATAATGACCATAAAAGCGGCACCCTGGCAGATTGTATGGTTCAGTATCGGGCTGTATGTTGTTGTGTACGGCTTGAAAAATGCAGGATTAACGGACATCATTGCTTCATGGATAGCAATGCTCAACACACAGGGCACAACGGCAGCTGTCATAGGTACGGGCTTTTTGTCGGCCGTTATCAGTTCTGTGATGAACAATATGCCGACAATTATGATTATGGACATTGCTATTGACAAAGTCGGATATATAGGCAATGAAGCTTTGGTATATGCCAATATACTCGGAGCAAACCTTGGACCGAAAATGACACCCATAGGTTCTCTCGCAACACTGCTGTGGTTACATGTACTCGCACAAAAAGGAGTAAAAATAGGCTGGGGCGAATATATGAAAGTAGGAATTGTAGTAACACCTCCTGTTTTATTTATCGCACTTTTGGGATTAATTTAA
- a CDS encoding peroxiredoxin: protein MLVTNPAPDFTATAVLADGSIVEDFKLSENFGEKGTVVFFYPLDFTFVCPSEIIAFSHRYDEFQKRGVNVVGVSVDSQFSHFAWRETPVEKGGIGRINFPLVADLTKDISRAYDVLLNNAVALRGSFLIDDKGIVRHAVINDLPLGRNVDEMLRMIDAQQFTDEYGEVCPAGWEKGDEGMKPDAEGVAEYLAKHEKEL, encoded by the coding sequence ATGTTAGTAACAAATCCAGCTCCAGATTTTACAGCTACAGCAGTTTTAGCTGATGGCTCAATCGTAGAAGACTTCAAATTAAGCGAAAATTTCGGTGAAAAAGGTACTGTAGTATTCTTTTACCCGTTAGACTTTACTTTTGTCTGCCCATCTGAAATCATTGCATTTTCTCACAGATACGATGAATTTCAAAAACGAGGTGTGAACGTTGTAGGTGTTTCAGTTGATTCACAGTTTTCTCACTTTGCATGGAGAGAAACTCCGGTTGAAAAAGGCGGAATCGGCCGTATCAATTTCCCTCTTGTTGCAGACTTGACAAAAGATATTTCCCGTGCTTATGATGTACTTTTAAACAATGCAGTAGCACTTCGCGGTTCATTTTTAATAGATGACAAAGGCATTGTTCGTCATGCGGTTATCAACGACCTTCCACTTGGACGTAATGTTGATGAAATGCTCAGAATGATCGATGCACAGCAGTTTACTGATGAGTACGGTGAAGTTTGTCCTGCCGGCTGGGAAAAAGGTGACGAGGGTATGAAACCTGACGCCGAAGGTGTTGCCGAGTACTTGGCAAAACACGAAAAAGAGTTATAA
- a CDS encoding type II secretion system F family protein: MKYFKIDYKFGKKRSSVVLEAQNKIEAMEKFFEMELGVLVKIQETSKPLEQSFQDLLAKYNDPIGKGKVDQERLIALLDQMAIMLDAGLPLNYTLSEVTKHQEDKALKAIFEKVLNDIESGKGFYASVLPFQEQLGSLTVAMIQLGEETGQIAESLTHLTDILQDILDNRKKFKKATRYPLVIVTAMGIAFSVVTIFVIPQFKSIFESSQMELPLPTKFLLWLEYALRVYGPYILAGAVFLALTISYMYKKSDKVHMFLDKLILKIYIIGKATFFAMISRFVYVFSVLVKAGIPMLEALRIASGIIDNVYIKQKVDRIASAIEEGKSLNQGFEETELFENMVVEMIKAGETGGGLDKMLQKVVKIYKDRFSYIVDNIATLIEPILLGAIAGFVLMLALGIFLPMWNMVDMAN, encoded by the coding sequence GTGAAGTATTTTAAAATTGATTACAAATTTGGGAAAAAACGTTCCTCCGTTGTTCTCGAAGCACAAAACAAGATAGAAGCCATGGAGAAGTTTTTTGAAATGGAACTTGGCGTTCTTGTAAAAATTCAAGAGACTTCAAAACCGCTTGAACAGTCATTTCAAGACCTTTTGGCAAAATACAACGACCCTATAGGCAAGGGAAAAGTTGATCAGGAGAGGCTCATAGCACTGCTCGATCAAATGGCAATTATGCTTGATGCAGGGCTTCCTCTCAACTATACACTCAGCGAAGTAACAAAACACCAGGAAGACAAAGCGCTCAAAGCCATATTTGAAAAAGTTTTAAACGACATAGAGAGCGGAAAAGGTTTTTATGCTTCCGTGCTTCCGTTTCAAGAGCAGCTTGGAAGTCTCACTGTTGCCATGATTCAGCTTGGTGAAGAGACAGGCCAAATAGCTGAATCACTCACACATCTCACCGATATACTCCAAGACATTCTGGATAACCGAAAAAAATTCAAAAAAGCCACACGCTATCCGCTGGTCATCGTGACAGCCATGGGTATTGCATTTAGTGTTGTGACAATTTTTGTTATTCCCCAGTTTAAGTCTATCTTTGAAAGTTCACAAATGGAACTGCCTCTGCCGACAAAGTTTTTACTCTGGCTGGAGTATGCTTTACGTGTCTATGGTCCCTATATTCTTGCCGGTGCTGTATTTTTGGCGCTTACTATTTCTTACATGTATAAAAAGAGCGACAAAGTTCATATGTTTTTGGATAAACTGATACTTAAAATTTACATTATCGGCAAAGCAACTTTTTTTGCAATGATCAGTCGTTTTGTCTATGTGTTCAGCGTACTTGTCAAAGCAGGAATTCCCATGCTTGAAGCTCTGCGCATAGCCTCCGGAATTATAGACAATGTCTACATCAAACAAAAAGTAGACAGAATTGCGAGTGCTATCGAAGAGGGGAAAAGTCTGAACCAGGGTTTTGAAGAGACAGAACTTTTTGAAAATATGGTTGTTGAGATGATAAAAGCGGGTGAAACCGGTGGTGGTTTGGATAAAATGCTGCAAAAAGTTGTCAAAATTTACAAAGACAGATTCAGCTATATTGTCGACAATATTGCTACACTGATAGAGCCTATACTGCTTGGGGCAATTGCAGGATTTGTTTTAATGCTTGCACTTGGAATTTTCCTGCCAATGTGGAATATGGTCGATATGGCAAACTAA